Proteins co-encoded in one bacterium genomic window:
- a CDS encoding ABC transporter ATP-binding protein has product MSEDLIVVEELCKEFVRAGTVTQVLRSVSFSVRKGQFACIVGSSGAGKSTLLSILGTLLGPTSGEVRFDGRDVFDASKSALSRFRNERIGFVFQFHHLLPEFSAVENVSVPLLIRRVAPRAAQVQAMSLLERVGLEHRISHRPAELSFGEQQRVAVARALVGEPEIVLADEPTGNLDHETGDRVFSLLLDLTVRRGRTLVVVTHNQELASHAVQVLRLVDGACVSG; this is encoded by the coding sequence ATGAGTGAAGACCTCATCGTTGTAGAGGAGTTGTGCAAGGAGTTCGTCCGGGCCGGCACGGTTACGCAAGTGCTGAGATCTGTTTCGTTCTCGGTAAGAAAGGGGCAGTTCGCCTGCATAGTTGGCTCCTCCGGCGCCGGCAAATCGACGTTGCTCAGCATACTTGGCACACTACTTGGGCCTACCTCTGGCGAGGTGAGGTTTGACGGCCGGGACGTATTTGATGCGTCCAAGTCAGCTCTCTCCCGCTTCAGAAACGAGCGGATTGGTTTCGTCTTTCAATTTCACCATCTCTTGCCTGAGTTCAGCGCGGTCGAGAACGTTTCAGTGCCGCTTCTGATCAGGCGCGTTGCGCCCAGGGCTGCGCAGGTTCAGGCGATGTCGCTTCTCGAGAGGGTAGGGCTTGAGCATCGCATCTCTCACCGCCCCGCGGAGCTCTCCTTCGGCGAGCAGCAGCGCGTGGCCGTGGCGAGAGCTCTCGTGGGCGAGCCAGAGATTGTCCTGGCCGACGAGCCGACCGGCAATCTCGACCACGAGACCGGAGACCGCGTGTTCTCGCTGCTTCTGGACCTGACCGTTAGAAGAGGCAGGACCCTCGTAGTCGTTACCCATAACCAAGAGCTTGCCTCGCACGCCGTTCAGGTGCTCCGGCTTGTGGATGGCGCCTGTGTCTCGGGGTGA
- a CDS encoding lipoprotein-releasing ABC transporter permease subunit: protein MAVEGKRRPLARAFELALALRYLKASRKQAFISIITVISIGGIAVGVAALIIVLAVMTGFEQDLRQKILGIRAHVLVTRQPFSDVQRILLSKEVMEKISCVEGVTGVSPFVFGQVMIRSPNRTQGIAVRGVDPRLEASVSDLHKNMVEGKLISLTRRDFRPEDEENEGRYDGIIVGQEMASNLGIYVGDKVALISPFGRDTPAGLVPKLRWMVVAGIFKSGMYEFDSSLAYISLVAAQDFFDMGDEINGYEVRTDDIFRARAITQEIAQVLGSPYKATDWQDMNKNLFAAMKLEKIAMFIILALIVLVAAFNIASTLIMMVMEKNRDIGILKSMGASNGSVMAIFMIEGTLIGVVGTAIGAVAGSIICHVADKYHLISLSGDVYYLSYLPFRMTSLDFTLICAGSILLSFISTIYPSRQAARLDPVEAIRYE, encoded by the coding sequence ATGGCAGTTGAGGGGAAACGCAGACCTTTGGCGAGGGCTTTCGAGCTAGCGCTCGCCCTGCGGTACCTGAAAGCGAGTCGCAAACAGGCATTCATATCGATCATCACCGTCATTTCCATCGGTGGCATCGCGGTTGGGGTGGCGGCGCTAATCATTGTTCTAGCCGTGATGACGGGCTTTGAGCAGGACCTTCGGCAGAAGATCTTGGGGATAAGAGCACACGTTCTTGTAACCAGGCAGCCGTTCAGCGACGTTCAGCGCATACTTCTGTCGAAAGAGGTGATGGAGAAGATCAGTTGTGTGGAGGGGGTGACGGGAGTTTCGCCGTTCGTCTTCGGGCAAGTGATGATCCGCTCGCCCAACCGGACGCAAGGCATTGCCGTGCGAGGTGTTGATCCTAGGCTCGAGGCCTCGGTGAGCGACCTTCATAAGAACATGGTGGAGGGCAAGCTCATCTCGTTGACGCGGCGAGATTTTAGACCTGAGGATGAGGAGAACGAGGGCCGGTATGACGGGATCATCGTGGGGCAGGAGATGGCGTCCAATTTGGGCATCTACGTCGGAGACAAGGTCGCCCTGATCTCGCCGTTTGGAAGGGATACACCGGCCGGCCTTGTGCCGAAGCTCAGGTGGATGGTCGTCGCTGGGATATTCAAGTCAGGGATGTATGAGTTTGATTCGAGCCTCGCCTATATCTCTCTGGTTGCGGCGCAGGATTTTTTCGATATGGGGGATGAGATAAATGGCTACGAGGTGAGAACGGACGACATTTTCAGGGCAAGAGCCATTACCCAAGAGATCGCCCAAGTCCTCGGGTCGCCCTACAAGGCGACGGATTGGCAGGATATGAACAAGAATCTGTTTGCTGCCATGAAGCTCGAGAAGATCGCCATGTTCATTATTCTCGCACTGATCGTGTTGGTGGCGGCGTTCAACATCGCCAGCACCCTCATAATGATGGTGATGGAGAAGAACAGGGACATCGGGATACTCAAGTCAATGGGCGCCAGCAACGGGAGCGTGATGGCGATATTCATGATCGAGGGGACGCTCATCGGTGTGGTTGGAACGGCGATCGGCGCGGTCGCCGGCTCCATTATTTGCCATGTGGCCGACAAGTATCACCTGATTAGCCTCAGCGGCGACGTCTATTATCTCAGTTACCTGCCGTTCAGGATGACGTCTCTGGACTTTACTCTTATCTGCGCAGGCTCCATCCTTCTGAGCTTCATCTCCACGATATATCCCTCTCGGCAGGCGGCCCGGCTCGATCCGGTGGAGGCGATTAGATATGAGTGA